The following proteins are encoded in a genomic region of Pyrus communis chromosome 11, drPyrComm1.1, whole genome shotgun sequence:
- the LOC137709257 gene encoding uncharacterized protein: MATTVVHTVLNRKNYDDWSYQIETYMLAKDLLDVLHQVPPITENEEVSKVWKKKDAKALYAIWNSCGDDTYSLIKRATTAKQAWDALSDELKKPSEPSDENEKKSVLHAYPPPIDHGTTPPLARKSWTEERDPTFAEYVKSDDWGNVINCLRKNSQAGSETLPFVRSGTVLHYAVQKNCSVRIIQQLMEKMEEEHLDITDDDGLTALHLLIRDYPERFEIAESMVQKNNRFVTNSPPLFLVPFVVEAQEKPNGEMMARSLYSLTPDEALEVPYAARLITLGFNFNRPDIALDLIQHYPKLAMAIDCNGNIPLVTLANKRLAFQSGSRLSLWEKLIYFG, from the exons ATGGCAACTACAGTTGTTCATACAGTTCTTAACCGTAAGAACTATGATGATTGGAGTTATCAAATTGAGACCTACATGTTGGCCAAAGATCTTTTGGATGTTTTACATCAAGTACCTCCTATTAcagaaaatgaagaagttaGTAAGGTTTGGAAGAAGAAGGATGCCAAGGCCTTATACGCAATCTGGAATTCTTGCGGGGATGATACTTATAGTCTTATCAAGAGAGCAACCACGGCCAAACAAGCATGGGATGCTTtgtcagatgaattgaagaagccAAGTGAACCATCAGATGAAAATG AAAAGAAGTCAGTTCTTCATGCGTATCCACCTCCGATTGATCATGGTACTACGCCACCGTTGGCAAGGAAAAGTTGGACTGAAG AACGTGACCCAACTTTCGCCGAATATGTGAAGTCTGATGATTGGGGTAATGTGATCAACTGTCTTCGCAAAAATAGCCAGGCAGGAAGTGAAACACTTCCATTTGTGCGAAGTGGTACAGTTCTTCACTACGCAGTCCAGAAGAACTGCAGCGTGCGCATTATACAACAGTTGATGGAGAAAATGGAAGAGGAACACTTGGATATAACAGACGATGATGGTTTAACAGCTCTTCATCTTTTAATAAGAGATTATCCAGAAAGGTTTGAAATAGCTGAAAGCATGGTTCAAAAGAACAACCGATTTGTTACCAATTCACCTCCGTTGTTCCTGGTGCCTTTTGTGGTAGAGGCCCAAGAGAAGCCAAATGGGGAAATGATGGCTCGCTCTCTCTATTCCCTCACTCCAGACGAAGCACTAGAAGTTCCCTATGCCGCTCGACTTATTACTCTCGGTTTTAATTTCAACAGACCTG ATATTGCGTTGGATTTAAttcaacattatccaaaatTGGCCATGGCTATAGACTGCAATGGGAATATCCCCTTAGTAACATTGGCCAATAAACGTCTTGCGTTCCAAAGTGGAAGCCGCCTCAGTCTATGGGAAAAATTGATCTATTTTGGTtag
- the LOC137708740 gene encoding transmembrane emp24 domain-containing protein p24delta9-like: MSRLNFRIILIVGLMSTVAHSMRFDLQSGATKCISDDIKSSSMTVGKYAVVNPKEGFPIPDSHKLTIRVTSPYGSNYHYGDHVESGNFAFTAAETGDYSACFWVSDHKPSTTVTIDFDWKTGVAAKDWSKVAKKGQIETMELELKKLYDTVSSIHDEMFYLREREEGMQQLNRSTNSKMAVFSGLSLFVCLSVAGLQLWHLKMFFERKKLL, from the exons ATGTCCCGACTCAATTTTCGTATAATTCTTATTGTGGGGTTGATGTCGACGGTGGCGCATTCCATGCGGTTCGACCTCCAATCGGGCGCCACCAAGTGCATCTCCGACGACATTAAAAGCAGCTCCATGACCGTCGGCAAGTACGCCGTTGTCAACCCCAAGGAGGGATTTCCTATACCTGATTCGCATAAGCTGACTATCAGG GTGACCTCACCTTATGGAAGTAACTATCACTACGGGGATCATGTGGAGTCGGGTAATTTTGCGTTTACTGCTGCAGAGACTGGTGATTATTCAGCTTGCTTTTGGGTGTCGGATCATAAGCCCTCGACGACGGTGACGATTGATTTTGACTGGAAAACTGGTGTTGCTGCTAAGGACTGGTCCAAGGTTGCCAAGAAAGGGCAAATTGAA ACGATGGAACTTGAGCTGAAAAAATTGTACGATACTGTGTCATCCATTCATGATGAGATGTTTTATCTTCGTGAAAG GGAGGAAGGAATGCAACAACTTAATCGATCAACTAACTCCAAGATGGCGGTTTTTAGCGGGCTTTCGCTTTTTGTATGCCTGTCAGTGGCTGGTTTGCAACTATGGCATCTCAAGATGTTCTTTGAGAGGAAGAAGCTCCTCTAG
- the LOC137707891 gene encoding phosphate transporter PHO1 homolog 9-like translates to MKFGKEFVSQMVPEWQEAYMDYNSLKLIIKDILRFRKKNASSTPMAATSAGSTLKRRVSLYRAFSGLTSRQRGSLRKKEDEDILVGEEGEEGQWQTRFLMPSDEGGKFEVAFFRSLDDEFNKVNCFYKKKVGEVVEEAEELSRQMDALIALRLKVDNPEVDIGGSDLASNGISSVSAVHPTSGRKTGGEDMDVINEVEMSDEEEMEDDEERGSKESETDDRKTNRGTVDIQGFKPLQLEVLDHIRINVIPETPVSTIKSIFQQNYLSFSKNELRKVEEQMRQAFSEFYQKLRLLKSYCFLNQLAFSKIMKKYDKVSSRNASKVYLNMVDNSYLGSSDEVTRLMERVEATFIKHFANGNRRKGMKTLRPKARREKHRSTYFFGLLSGGSIALVVAIIVLMHARNILESDGRVLYMENIFPLYSLFGFVVLHLIMFSANIFFWRRYRVNYPFIFGFKQGSEIGYRQLFLLSSGIAILALAGVVSTLDMELDPRTKSFVALKELVPLGLVIVLLLIMFCPFNVIYRSSRYFLLLCLSHCLLAPLYKVTLPDFFLADQLTSQVQAFRSLEFYVCYYGWGDFKKRSHNCLDSHVFKSFYFVVAIIPYWIRSLQCVRRLIEEKDGMQGLNALKYFSTIVAVAMRTSYDLKAGMTSKILAIVSSVVATAVGTYWDIVIDWGLLQRNSKNPWLRDKLLVSNQSVYFVAMVLNVVLRLAWMQSVLGIRGVPFVHRTALTAIVACLEIIRRGIWNFFRLENEHLNNVGKYRAFKSVPLPFNYERDYTRSS, encoded by the exons atgaagttcGGAAAAGAGTTTGTCTCGCAAATGGTGCCGGAATGGCAAGAGGCATACATGGACTACAACTCTCTCAAGCTTATCATAAAAGACATCCTGCGTTTCCGCAAGAAAAATGCATCATCGACGCCAATGGCGGCAACTTCGGCAGGGTCGACACTAAAGAGGAGGGTGTCACTCTACAGAGCATTCAGCGGGCTGACAAGCCGGCAACGCGGCTCGCTGAGGAAGAAGGAGGACGAGGACATACTTGTGGGTGAAGAAGGTGAGGAAGGGCAGTGGCAGACAAGGTTTTTGATGCCGTCCGACGAGGGAGGAAAGTTTGAGGTTGCGTTTTTTAGGAGCCTGGACGATGAGTTTAACAAGGTGAATTGCTTTTACAAGAAGAAAGTTGGGGAAGTCGTGGAAGAGGCTGAGGAGTTGAGTAGGCAGATGGATGCTTTGATTGCTCTTAGGTTAAAGGTTGATAATCCAGAGGTGGATATTGGAGGGAGTGATTTGGCAAgcaatgggatttcttcagtcTCAGCAGTTCATCCCACAAGTGGTAGAAAAACAG GGGGAGAAGATATGGATGTGATTAACGAAGTTGAGATGAGCgatgaagaagaaatggaagATGATGAAGAGAGGGGAAGCAAAGAATCGGAAACCGATGACCGGAAAACCAACAGAGGGACGGTGGATATTCAGGGGTTTAAACCACTACAACTAGAGGTTCTAGATCATATAAGGATCAACGTGATACCTGAAACTCCAGTGTCAACAATTAAGAGCATATTCCAGCAGAATTACTTGTCATTCAGCAAGAATGAGCTGAGAAAAGTAGAAGAGCAAATGAGACAGGCTTTTAGCGAGTTTTACCAAAAGCTCCGGCTTTTAAAAAGCTACTG TTTCCTTAATCAATTGGCTTTCTCGAAGATCATGAAGAAATATGACAAGGTCTCTTCGAGGAATGCGTCGAAGGTTTACTTGAATATGGTGGATAATTCTTATCTCGGTAGCAGCGATGAA GTTACTAGGCTTATGGAAAGGGTGGAGGCTACCTTCATAAAGCACTTCGCAAATGGAAATCGAAGAAAAGGAATGAAGACATTAAGACCGAAAGCTAGAAGGGAAAAGCATAGAAGTACATATTTCTTCG GGTTGCTCTCCGGGGGCTCCATAGCACTTGTAGTAGCCATCATTGTGCTTATGCATGCAAGAAATATCCTTGAGAGTGACGGGCGTGTTCTGTACATGGAAAACATATTTCCCCTGTACAG CCTGTTTGGATTCGTCGTCCTACATCTGATCATGTTCTCAGCGAACATATTCTTTTGGAGGCGCTATCGTGTAAATTATCCATTTATCTTTGGCTTCAAGCAAGGGTCAGAGATTGGTTACAGACAGCTTTTCCTTCTCAGTTCAGGTATTGCAATTCTCGCATTGGCTGGTGTCGTCTCAACTTTGGATATGGAGTTGGATCCAAGAACAAAAAGCTTCGTAGCCTTGAAAGAATTAGTCCCCCTGGGCCTAGTCATT GTTTTGCTTCTTATAATGTTTTGTCCTTTCAACGTTATATATCGTTCCAGTCGATATTTCCTCCTTCTATGCCTATCCCATTGTCTTCTTGCTCCTCTTTATAAG GTTACCCTGCCGGATTTTTTCTTGGCAGATCAGCTTACTAGCCAG GTTCAAGCTTTCAGGAGTTTGGAATTCTATGTTTGCTATTACGGTTGGGGGGACTTCAAAAAAAGATCACACAACTGCCTCGACAGCCATGTTTTTAAATCCTTCTACTTCGTTGTAGCAATTATTCCTTATTGGATCCGTTCGCTTCAG TGTGTGCGACGCTTGATAGAGGAGAAAGATGGAATGCAAGGGTTAAATGCGCTGAAATACTTCTCAACAATCGTTGCAGTAGCCATGAGAACAAGTTATGATCTGAAAGCAGGGATGACATCGAAAATCCTCGCTATTGTTAGTTCAGTTGTGGCAACTGCTGTTGGTACATATTGGGACATTGTCATCGATTGGGGTCTTCTGCAACGAAATTCTAAAAATCCTTGGCTGAGAGACAAACTCCTCGTATCAAACCAGAGTGTTTATTTCGTAGCCATG GTGTTGAATGTTGTACTAAGACTCGCTTGGATGCAGTCAGTACTGGGAATTAGAGGAGTGCCTTTCGTCCATAGAACAGCCTTGACTGCGATAGTTGCCTGCTTAGAAATCATTCGTCGTGGCATATGGAACTTCTTTCG GTTGGAGAATGAGCACTTGAACAATGTCGGAAAGTATCGAGCGTTCAAGTCTGTACCGCTACCCTTCAACTATGAACGTGATTACACCAGGAGCAGCTGA